In a genomic window of Shouchella clausii:
- a CDS encoding SDR family NAD(P)-dependent oxidoreductase, with protein sequence MVELTNKVVIITGGASGIGRAAVDAFLAKGAKVVIADFNKETGEAAVKELTNAGKQVLFVQTDVSSEQSLQNMVAETVKAYERVDILINNAGFGTMSPSHERAYEDYEKIVKVCQDGVFLGSKHAIKEMIKTGSGCIINTSSILGSVAQPEALPYNAAKGAVNTMTKSLAVEYADKQIRVNAVAPGFVETAAVNKEALGDFYDGLVAKHPIGRLGKPEDIAHGMVFLAENEFVTGTILTIDGGYTAL encoded by the coding sequence ATGGTTGAACTAACCAACAAGGTCGTTATTATTACCGGAGGGGCGTCTGGCATTGGCCGGGCAGCGGTCGATGCGTTTTTGGCAAAAGGCGCAAAAGTGGTGATTGCTGATTTTAATAAGGAGACGGGAGAGGCTGCTGTTAAGGAATTAACCAATGCAGGCAAACAAGTTCTATTTGTGCAAACCGATGTCTCAAGCGAACAATCGTTGCAAAACATGGTCGCTGAAACGGTAAAGGCCTATGAGCGCGTTGATATTCTTATAAACAATGCCGGTTTCGGTACAATGAGTCCGTCCCATGAAAGGGCATACGAGGATTACGAAAAGATTGTGAAAGTATGCCAAGACGGCGTTTTTTTAGGATCGAAGCACGCGATTAAAGAAATGATCAAAACAGGCAGCGGCTGTATCATCAATACGTCGTCCATACTCGGATCAGTTGCTCAACCCGAAGCGCTGCCTTACAACGCTGCAAAAGGGGCAGTCAATACAATGACAAAATCGTTGGCAGTTGAATATGCAGACAAACAGATACGCGTCAACGCCGTAGCTCCTGGGTTTGTAGAGACAGCCGCCGTAAATAAGGAAGCGCTTGGCGACTTTTATGATGGCCTTGTCGCCAAACATCCAATAGGGCGGTTAGGAAAACCGGAAGACATTGCCCATGGGATGGTTTTTCTTGCCGAAAATGAATTTGTCACAGGTACAATTCTAACGATTGATGGCGGCTATACCGCTTTATAA
- a CDS encoding PH domain-containing protein: MRYYSKRDWAMKAIIAAVWLIGIAVLFLMYTDDSATFLMIYVFGPMLVFGLVLVTASITNMYYELQEEGLYVKAGFYSYFFPYETMESIHPIKGFYTPGVKAAMALTGVAIKVNDGRELVRISPDNEASFRVELMEKAPHVKEIDEAISQKEDKA; encoded by the coding sequence ATGCGCTACTACTCAAAACGAGATTGGGCAATGAAGGCCATTATCGCCGCTGTTTGGCTAATCGGGATTGCAGTACTCTTTCTTATGTACACAGACGATTCAGCAACATTTTTAATGATTTATGTATTTGGCCCGATGTTAGTATTCGGCCTTGTCTTAGTAACCGCATCAATCACGAATATGTATTATGAACTGCAAGAAGAAGGCTTGTATGTGAAAGCCGGTTTTTACTCTTATTTCTTTCCATATGAAACAATGGAAAGCATTCATCCAATAAAAGGCTTTTACACTCCTGGCGTTAAAGCCGCCATGGCTTTAACAGGCGTCGCCATCAAAGTCAACGACGGCAGAGAGTTAGTCCGAATTTCTCCAGACAACGAAGCCTCATTCCGCGTCGAGCTGATGGAAAAAGCGCCCCACGTAAAGGAAATTGATGAAGCGATTTCGCAAAAGGAGGATAAAGCATGA
- a CDS encoding DUF5344 family protein — MSGEIYLNPTRMKENLTEVRNAIQAVQPSTKAYEAGDTVLEKIEKAKENMEQIQQLLRDYQALVLDNASDIEALVDQFVESEANVAKAIKGG; from the coding sequence ATGAGCGGAGAAATCTATTTAAATCCAACGCGTATGAAAGAGAATCTAACTGAAGTACGAAATGCGATTCAAGCAGTGCAGCCGAGTACAAAAGCCTATGAAGCAGGGGACACAGTGCTAGAAAAGATTGAAAAAGCAAAAGAAAATATGGAACAAATTCAACAACTCCTTCGTGATTATCAAGCGCTCGTGCTTGATAATGCGAGCGATATTGAGGCATTGGTCGACCAATTTGTCGAAAGCGAAGCAAACGTGGCAAAGGCCATTAAAGGAGGGTAA
- a CDS encoding LXG domain-containing protein, whose product MARKALEAEQALAMLEEMASELTEQSNQFADFASFLFKQRMLSTSGFGSGQTATRIADFWRDGHGPFLKLLRRVLEDFAEKLETIRDDLANEFSEQAVIKEAYIMDELYEQLNELKIKARNHGETLASIKSDYADIVSLPHFNYEPVEQGLTTCQQEAEDTVALLHEKDVVDSMNQIADDISMLSTYVDHLRTVITKGDVSIATYHPLDLKTDEQWRTIQNELDKRYYLDIVAFGNNWLNLGNTLFGAGQNVLAGASIAIGHYGTKNFQDYVNRIKAGKGGTPSTNKYVAMAKNGFRYALGNGKSAAATAAKHILSDEQMRKVSNYVANAKTGFKDAVDKGKIAATKTAINIASNDHVRKFGEKFSNFKVDEKAKHIAKYVETPATRALGIAGAGFTMASNFNDEFINPENADKSLEVQVTRFFTGTGIELGSASLGAVVGGAIGTATMIPGMTFVGAAVGGMVGGYVGGKIAPVAKDIAESAVEGFSKAKETVSEGLSNIGSGLKQGADNLVAGVAGWFS is encoded by the coding sequence TTGGCGAGAAAAGCATTAGAAGCAGAACAGGCATTGGCGATGTTAGAAGAGATGGCAAGCGAACTCACGGAACAGAGCAACCAGTTTGCTGATTTTGCAAGTTTTCTCTTCAAACAAAGAATGCTCAGTACATCTGGTTTTGGCAGCGGTCAGACAGCGACGAGAATTGCCGACTTCTGGAGAGACGGCCATGGACCATTTTTAAAACTGCTACGGCGCGTGCTTGAAGACTTCGCAGAAAAGCTGGAAACGATCCGAGATGATTTGGCAAATGAGTTTTCCGAACAAGCGGTTATTAAAGAAGCTTATATAATGGATGAATTGTATGAACAATTAAATGAACTGAAAATCAAGGCAAGAAACCATGGGGAAACATTAGCAAGTATTAAAAGCGACTACGCAGATATCGTTTCATTGCCTCATTTTAATTATGAACCTGTTGAGCAAGGATTGACCACATGCCAACAGGAAGCAGAAGATACGGTCGCTCTTTTGCACGAAAAAGACGTAGTAGACTCAATGAACCAAATCGCTGATGACATCTCTATGTTATCTACATATGTTGATCATCTCCGTACAGTGATTACAAAAGGCGATGTATCGATCGCCACTTACCATCCACTTGACTTAAAAACAGATGAACAGTGGCGAACCATTCAAAATGAATTGGATAAACGCTACTATTTAGATATTGTGGCATTTGGAAACAACTGGCTGAATTTAGGCAATACCTTATTTGGTGCTGGACAAAATGTACTTGCTGGGGCTTCAATTGCAATCGGCCACTATGGCACCAAAAACTTTCAAGACTATGTCAACCGCATTAAAGCAGGAAAAGGTGGAACCCCGAGCACAAACAAATACGTAGCGATGGCCAAGAACGGCTTCCGTTATGCTTTAGGCAACGGCAAATCAGCCGCCGCAACTGCCGCAAAACACATTCTGTCAGACGAACAAATGCGCAAAGTCAGCAACTATGTCGCAAATGCAAAAACCGGCTTCAAAGACGCAGTCGATAAAGGCAAAATCGCAGCGACAAAAACAGCAATCAACATCGCCTCCAATGACCATGTCCGTAAATTTGGCGAGAAGTTTTCCAACTTTAAAGTCGACGAAAAAGCCAAACATATAGCGAAGTATGTAGAGACGCCGGCGACAAGGGCGTTGGGTATAGCTGGAGCTGGGTTTACTATGGCTTCAAACTTTAATGATGAATTTATAAATCCGGAAAATGCAGATAAGTCATTAGAAGTTCAAGTCACTAGATTTTTTACAGGAACAGGTATCGAACTAGGGAGTGCGAGCTTAGGTGCAGTTGTTGGCGGCGCAATTGGCACAGCAACAATGATTCCAGGCATGACGTTTGTTGGCGCAGCTGTTGGTGGGATGGTTGGTGGCTATGTCGGCGGAAAAATTGCTCCAGTAGCAAAAGATATTGCTGAATCAGCAGTCGAAGGTTTTTCAAAAGCAAAAGAAACTGTGTCAGAAGGACTTAGTAATATAGGAAGCGGATTAAAGCAAGGGGCTGACAATTTAGTTGCAGGGGTAGCTGGATGGTTCAGCTAA
- a CDS encoding YwqH-like family protein — translation MSVEYFRQQIHSTEAFIAEANEKLRRLRECRSKLLSQEGTMADDRAQFKEPELTNETWNGKHADQFEQTRESEVVSTYQELIDTTGDAVERTDRQISMTVDVISHQNSLLSNYKIGLENAIEREREKK, via the coding sequence ATGTCAGTGGAGTATTTTAGACAACAAATTCATTCAACAGAAGCGTTTATTGCGGAAGCGAATGAAAAGTTAAGACGTTTACGGGAATGCCGGTCAAAACTACTCAGCCAAGAAGGGACCATGGCAGATGACCGCGCCCAATTTAAAGAACCAGAGTTAACAAACGAGACATGGAACGGCAAGCATGCAGACCAATTTGAACAAACCCGAGAATCTGAAGTGGTCAGTACCTACCAAGAGTTGATCGATACAACAGGAGACGCCGTAGAGCGGACCGATCGGCAAATTAGCATGACGGTGGATGTCATTTCCCACCAAAATAGTTTGTTAAGTAATTATAAAATTGGCCTTGAAAATGCGATTGAGCGGGAAAGAGAAAAGAAGTAA
- a CDS encoding TetR/AcrR family transcriptional regulator, whose product MSRPREFDVDRALRQSMEVFWTKGFKATSYDDLTSTTQVKKQSLYCVFKNKRELFLRALVLYREQGIAMLEELASQEGSPVEKLEAICEATLCQNDETMSRGCLIVNSALEFGTEDEEVNREVALMFNQVGRVLEKVIRSGQDQQLITSRLTSKALALHLNNALSGAKIMGKSGAPREQIAVVLRTALALMMPENDGSL is encoded by the coding sequence ATGAGCAGACCAAGAGAATTTGATGTTGATCGTGCGCTGCGCCAGTCCATGGAAGTATTTTGGACGAAAGGGTTTAAAGCGACTTCCTATGATGACTTGACTAGCACGACGCAAGTGAAGAAACAAAGTTTGTATTGTGTCTTTAAGAATAAGCGGGAGCTGTTTTTACGTGCATTAGTGCTATACAGGGAACAGGGCATAGCGATGCTGGAGGAATTGGCCTCTCAGGAAGGGTCTCCTGTGGAAAAATTGGAGGCCATTTGCGAGGCTACGCTCTGTCAAAACGATGAAACGATGAGTCGAGGCTGCCTCATCGTCAATTCAGCCCTTGAATTTGGAACCGAGGACGAGGAAGTCAATCGTGAGGTCGCATTGATGTTTAACCAGGTCGGACGTGTGCTCGAGAAGGTTATTCGCAGCGGTCAGGACCAGCAATTGATTACGTCTCGCCTTACAAGCAAAGCGCTTGCCCTTCACCTGAACAACGCTCTTAGCGGCGCGAAGATTATGGGAAAATCAGGCGCTCCCCGAGAGCAGATCGCAGTGGTATTGCGTACAGCGCTTGCGCTTATGATGCCAGAGAATGATGGAAGCTTGTGA
- a CDS encoding NADH:flavin oxidoreductase, with amino-acid sequence MTNSTSVQALFQPFSVKNMNLSNRIVMAPMTRQFSPEGFPGPNVAAYYRRRAENGVGLIVTEGTVIDHPDSSNQENVPHIYGDKALNGWANVVAEVHKAGGRIIPQIWHMGARGHVGDYTEKDVADIVDAFAQAAAEAKRIGFDGIELHGAHQYLIDQFFWDKTNPRTDRYGGDMVERTRFAVEVIEACRRAVGPEFPIVLRFSQWKTSDYTAKLATTPAELEQFLAPLTDAGVDVFHCSTRRFWEPEFEGSDLNLAGWTKKLTGKPTITVGSVGLDSEFTKLFAEGKGADVSNINGLIEKLEQGEFDLVAIGRALLADPAWASKIRDGRIDELTPFSPDAVKTLY; translated from the coding sequence ATGACGAATTCAACATCCGTTCAAGCTTTGTTTCAACCGTTTTCAGTTAAAAATATGAATCTGTCCAATCGCATTGTGATGGCGCCGATGACTCGCCAATTTTCACCTGAAGGCTTTCCGGGGCCTAATGTGGCCGCTTATTACCGCCGCAGAGCGGAAAACGGAGTCGGACTAATTGTGACCGAGGGTACGGTCATTGATCATCCAGATTCGTCGAATCAGGAAAATGTCCCGCATATCTATGGCGACAAGGCATTAAACGGCTGGGCCAACGTAGTGGCTGAGGTTCACAAAGCCGGTGGCCGGATCATCCCACAGATTTGGCATATGGGTGCTCGCGGCCATGTCGGCGACTATACGGAAAAAGATGTCGCCGACATAGTGGATGCTTTTGCGCAAGCTGCAGCCGAAGCGAAGCGGATCGGCTTTGACGGAATTGAACTGCACGGTGCGCACCAATATTTGATTGACCAGTTTTTCTGGGATAAAACGAACCCGCGCACAGATCGTTATGGCGGTGATATGGTGGAACGCACTCGCTTTGCGGTAGAGGTCATCGAAGCTTGCCGCCGCGCTGTCGGACCGGAATTTCCTATTGTGCTGCGCTTCTCGCAATGGAAGACCAGTGACTATACGGCTAAATTGGCAACAACACCGGCTGAACTGGAGCAATTTCTGGCACCGTTAACCGACGCAGGAGTCGATGTCTTCCACTGCTCCACTCGCCGCTTCTGGGAACCTGAATTTGAAGGGTCTGATTTGAATCTTGCTGGTTGGACTAAAAAGCTGACAGGAAAACCAACAATCACCGTCGGATCAGTTGGGTTGGACAGTGAATTTACGAAACTCTTCGCCGAAGGAAAGGGAGCAGATGTCTCGAACATTAACGGGTTGATCGAGAAACTGGAACAGGGGGAATTTGATCTCGTAGCGATCGGTCGGGCATTATTAGCTGACCCTGCATGGGCAAGCAAAATCCGCGATGGCCGTATCGACGAACTGACGCCATTTTCGCCCGACGCGGTAAAAACACTTTACTAA
- a CDS encoding spore germination protein, with the protein MDVFGADYEQNKKKLVEEIGDQADLTIKYAYATSLDKQLTFFYFGEADMQRMESCLRYLNGLPAAYFKKRGSEVERAKPSISYAESVQVDVKKAVKSLYLDRVVLLLEGVPFAYVLQLKKGMNRNVEQPTIEPVIRGPKVSFIEDLNANIALVRQYGDDENLIVAEHVVHYKNKQKTIRYIHHKEKTEPAVVDEVAERLKGIKHANIEDSGKVESFLDNSPLYSPFPQIQTTERVDRILGGLEEGRVAIFVDGSPFAIMVPTTFEQQLQAADDYYERWMISSLIRILRYIALIITLFVAPVYIALVSFHQGLIPDELSLTIMNTRMNVPFPAAGEVVVMTLFIELLREASIRLPSPLGQTIGLVGGVVVGQAVVEAHIVSSIMVIIIALTAISSFAVPMYNLSLSFRLLSFIAIVFASTFGLFGVVCFFIGLTIHLASLHNYGVHYFSLKFSFKKHGIYDAILRLPTVLKDKKG; encoded by the coding sequence ATGGATGTGTTTGGTGCCGATTATGAACAAAATAAGAAAAAATTGGTCGAGGAAATAGGCGATCAAGCCGACTTGACGATTAAATATGCGTACGCGACTTCATTGGATAAGCAGTTGACGTTTTTTTATTTCGGAGAAGCGGACATGCAAAGAATGGAGAGCTGCCTTCGCTACCTAAATGGGTTGCCAGCTGCTTATTTTAAAAAGAGGGGCAGCGAGGTGGAGCGGGCGAAACCATCGATTAGCTATGCGGAGTCGGTACAAGTTGATGTCAAAAAAGCGGTGAAGTCGCTTTATTTGGACCGGGTTGTCTTGCTGTTGGAGGGCGTCCCGTTTGCGTATGTGTTGCAGTTAAAAAAGGGAATGAACCGCAACGTGGAGCAGCCGACAATTGAACCGGTTATCCGCGGTCCGAAAGTGTCGTTTATTGAAGATCTAAACGCAAACATTGCCTTAGTACGCCAGTATGGCGATGACGAAAACCTCATTGTTGCTGAACATGTCGTCCACTATAAAAACAAACAAAAGACGATCCGCTACATTCACCATAAAGAAAAAACAGAGCCTGCTGTTGTCGACGAGGTGGCCGAGCGCCTGAAGGGGATTAAACACGCCAACATTGAGGATTCTGGCAAAGTTGAAAGTTTTTTGGACAACTCGCCTTTGTACTCGCCGTTTCCGCAAATCCAGACAACGGAGCGGGTTGACCGGATTTTAGGGGGCCTGGAAGAAGGGCGCGTCGCCATCTTCGTCGACGGCTCGCCGTTTGCGATTATGGTGCCAACCACGTTTGAACAGCAACTGCAAGCGGCGGACGATTATTATGAGCGCTGGATGATCAGCTCCCTCATTCGCATACTCCGTTACATAGCCTTAATCATTACGTTGTTTGTCGCACCTGTTTATATCGCCCTTGTCTCTTTCCATCAAGGGCTCATACCGGACGAACTGTCGCTCACGATCATGAATACACGAATGAACGTGCCATTTCCAGCAGCTGGCGAAGTCGTCGTGATGACGCTCTTTATTGAACTATTGCGTGAGGCGAGTATTCGCCTCCCTTCTCCTCTTGGGCAGACAATCGGCCTTGTTGGCGGCGTTGTCGTCGGCCAAGCAGTCGTTGAGGCCCATATTGTCAGTTCAATCATGGTCATCATTATTGCACTGACGGCAATTTCGTCTTTTGCCGTGCCGATGTATAACTTAAGTCTTTCTTTTCGACTGCTTAGCTTTATCGCCATCGTATTTGCCTCCACATTTGGGTTGTTTGGCGTCGTCTGTTTCTTTATTGGGCTAACCATCCATTTAGCAAGCTTGCACAACTATGGCGTCCATTATTTTTCGCTCAAGTTTTCATTCAAAAAACATGGCATTTACGATGCCATCCTCCGTTTGCCGACTGTACTGAAGGATAAGAAGGGGTGA
- a CDS encoding GerAB/ArcD/ProY family transporter: protein MAKTNVYTQRTLTNVQFGAVLMTALLGVGVLNLPRTMTVNMNTADGWISVMIAGVAVSLIFLFNVFAFKSHHVDSIDVYMERAFGKWASNFLCIVIATYFLVQSSWQVVAMSEMIRYFLLEETPYYVVIGMIVILSAYAVFYPFATVVRICCFFLPLSLIVLVLILGLSAEEVDVYRLRPIAPEGFWPIFANVKEALQAFQGAEIMLLILAFLRTGTKPKKSGVLAFSTITMVYVLIYGIVVSSLGVAEVKTLVWPTIALTQAAESGAFFSGRLNSLLISTWTLQFFTTIVIALFATVHLLDKRLPIRRGYLLFVCTVLVFGIGVLPQTFYQISMIGKWEQYAFLTIFAVLPFLCYLTVAIKKKVKA, encoded by the coding sequence TTGGCCAAGACAAACGTTTATACGCAGCGGACATTGACCAATGTCCAGTTTGGGGCGGTGTTGATGACGGCGCTTCTCGGTGTGGGCGTGTTAAACTTGCCGCGGACGATGACTGTTAACATGAATACGGCTGATGGGTGGATCTCGGTCATGATTGCAGGCGTGGCCGTAAGCCTCATTTTTTTGTTTAATGTCTTTGCCTTCAAGTCTCATCACGTTGATTCGATTGACGTCTATATGGAGAGAGCGTTCGGCAAGTGGGCAAGCAACTTTCTTTGCATCGTGATTGCCACTTACTTTCTCGTCCAGTCTAGTTGGCAAGTGGTAGCCATGAGCGAAATGATCCGCTATTTTTTACTAGAAGAAACGCCCTATTATGTCGTCATTGGGATGATTGTGATTTTAAGCGCGTATGCCGTTTTTTATCCGTTTGCGACGGTTGTGCGCATCTGCTGCTTTTTTCTACCGCTCTCACTTATTGTGCTCGTGCTTATTCTCGGGCTTAGTGCAGAAGAAGTGGACGTGTATCGACTGCGTCCTATCGCTCCAGAAGGATTTTGGCCGATCTTTGCCAATGTAAAAGAGGCGCTCCAAGCTTTTCAAGGCGCTGAAATTATGTTGCTCATCCTCGCTTTTCTCCGAACAGGCACAAAGCCTAAGAAAAGCGGTGTGCTCGCGTTTTCGACGATAACGATGGTCTACGTGTTAATTTATGGGATTGTGGTTTCCTCGCTAGGAGTAGCAGAAGTAAAAACGCTCGTATGGCCAACGATTGCCTTGACACAAGCTGCAGAAAGTGGAGCGTTTTTTTCTGGTCGCTTAAATTCACTACTCATCAGTACGTGGACACTGCAATTTTTTACGACCATTGTAATTGCCTTGTTTGCGACAGTCCATTTGCTTGATAAACGACTGCCGATCCGTCGTGGCTATTTGTTGTTTGTATGCACTGTACTTGTTTTTGGAATTGGCGTACTGCCACAAACGTTCTACCAAATTTCAATGATAGGCAAGTGGGAACAGTATGCTTTTTTAACTATTTTTGCGGTATTGCCATTCCTTTGTTACCTCACGGTTGCTATAAAAAAGAAGGTGAAGGCATGA